From the genome of Triticum aestivum cultivar Chinese Spring chromosome 3B, IWGSC CS RefSeq v2.1, whole genome shotgun sequence, one region includes:
- the LOC123068149 gene encoding protein EXECUTER 2, chloroplastic, with translation MPPAACATPAAARPPLPVSRRCPPPPPSAAHVPARRASSSTACRCTAASSSSPTASAASAASSPSAWDWTRWSRHFAEVDQAESYASVLRFQLEEAVEGEDFAEAAALKRALLDATADDAVSRVMAELKSAIEEQRYQDASRLTKLAGTSLVGWWVGYAKDTDDSIGRIVRITPGVGRYVAKSYSPRQLVTASSGSPLFEIFLVRDEDETYTMKVVHLRPTKGASTTSSSVSSTPTEDPVKAEIESSPESSALSEGIAKEANTDTTLKGNEDVEEKAQDTGRTKESGVEGLKSVLNFFKSRIPEFKVQVINVEVPEEAELVADSSEELVQDDVKSTSESSLEEPSTEEFQEEDVSDGDSDSNDESKGPEVKLFISGVVHNKEEAGAKSYVRVPAEINNLERDSFELYIPGKGSDRDLSETKAAKQKVADMAAKLASELMPSDVAKALWGTTKSSSKINKEVQELLKLTLSKARVKLTENTIFNRIVTDSNGSDPFNGLYVGAFSPYGPEVVQLRRKFGHWNSTDDVEFFEYVEAVKLTGDLSVPAGQVTFRAKVAKGSRLENRGAYPEEFGVTASYKGQGRIAQPGFKNPRWVDGELLVLNGKSAIPHIGGAELGFLYSVPEQSFLVLFDRLTLPE, from the exons ATGCCCCCCGCCGCGTGCGCCACGCCGGCGGCCGCGCGCCCGCCGCTCCCCGTCTCGCGCCGCTGCCCGCCCCCGCCCCCCTCCGCCGCGCACGTGCCTgcccgccgcgcctcctcctccaCGGCATGCCGCTGcaccgcggcctcctcctcctcccccacgGCGTCGGCTGCGTCGGCGGCGTCGTCTCCGTCGGCGTGGGACTGGACCCGCTGGAGCCGGCACTTCGCGGAGGTGGACCAGGCGGAGAGCTACGCCTCCGTGCTGCGCTTCCAGCTggaggaggccgtggagggcgAGGACTTCGCCGAGGCCGCCGCCCTCAAGCGCGCCCTCCTcgacgccaccgccgacgacgcCGTCTCCCGCGTCATGGCCGAGCTCAAG AGCGCCATCGAGGAGCAGCGCTACCAGGACGCCTCCAGGCTGACCAAGCTCGCCGGAACCAGCTTG GTAGGTTGGTGGGTGGGATATGCGAAGGACACCGATGACTCGATTGGGAGGATTGTGCGGATAACCCCTGGTGTCGGGAGATACGTCGCCAAGAGCTACAGCCCAAG GCAATTGGTCACTGCATCTTCAGGGAGCCCATTATTTGAGATATTCCTCGTCAGGGACGAAGATGAGACGTATACAATGAAG GTGGTACACCTGCGACCCACAAAAGGAGCTTCAACTACGTCGTCATCCGTGTCATCAACACCCACAGAAGATCCAGTTAAGGCAGAGATTGAGAGTTCACCGGAGAGCAGTGCTTTATCCGAAGGCATTGCAAAGGAAGCAAACACAGATACTACATTAAAAGGAAATGAAGATGTCGAGGAGAAAGCGCAGGATACTGGAAGAACCAAGGAAAGCGGCGTCGAAGGGCTGAAAAGTGTTCTCAATTTTTTCAAGTCCCGGATTCCCGAGTTCAAAGTTCAGGTCATAAATGTGGAGGTGCCCGAGGAAGCTGAGTTAGTTGCGGATTCGTCGGAAGAGTTGGTGCAAGATGATGTGAAGAGCACATCGGAGAGTTCGTTGGAAGAGCCTAGCACCGAGGAATTCCAGGAGGAAGATGTCTCTGATGGAGATTCAGACTCGAACGACGAGAGCAAGGGGCCGGAAGTAAAGCTTTTCATCAGCGGAGTAGTTCATAATAAAGAGGAGGCTGGAGCAAAATCTTATGTTCGAGTTCCCGCTGAAATAAATAACCTGGAAAGGGACTCCTTTGAACTCTACATTCCTGGAAAAGGTTCTGATCGGGATCTGAGTGAAACAAAGGCTGCGAAACAGAAAGTCGCGGATATGGCTGCTAAATTAGCATCAGAGCTCATGCCCTCTGATGTTGCAAAGGCGTTATGGGGTACCACCAAGAGTTCCTCCAAG ATAAATAAAGAAGTCCAGGAGCTTTTAAAGCTTACACTGAGCAAGGCCCGAGTCAAGCTGACTGAGAATACCATTTTCAATCGGATCGTTACGGACTCTAATGGCTCAGATCCATTCAATG GTCTCTATGTAGGAGCGTTTAGTCCATATGGCCCCGAAGTTGTACAGCTCCGTCGAAAGTTTGGCCATTGGAATAGTACTGATGACGTGGAGTTTTTCGAGTATGTCGAAGCGGTTAAGTTGACTGGTGATCTAAGTGTCCCTGCTGGACAG GTAACGTTCCGTGCTAAGGTTGCGAAGGGCAGTCGTCTTGAGAATCGTGGTGCATACCCAGAAGAATTTGGTGTG ACTGCCAGTTATAAAGGTCAGGGGAGAATAGCGCAACCTGGATTCAAAAACCCGCGGTGGGTGGATGGTGAGCTGTTGGTGCTCAATGGCAAG AGTGCAATCCCACACATTGGTGGCGCAGAGCTCGGTTTCCTGTACAGCGTGCCCGAGCAGAGCTTCCTGGTTCTCTTTGACCGCCTTACGCTTCCCGAGTGA